A genomic window from Pseudoalteromonas piratica includes:
- a CDS encoding phage head spike fiber domain-containing protein encodes MSTPSRITVPKDEFSADDFGFTFLTKLKALFTAVQNSIIGYNAQLDAAEDAASHAELAKQQADRASAIVLAPFSTIELYKLMNPLTHISGQRYDLSRVAGGVAFTNATADRQYYNRYGQSALAAANERCFTTRGEQLAPTFKNLLLQSATHNNAAWTKDNVTILPSAGEDTNGNLTLTRVTNSKGAVGAIRNTATGITNDNLVKTAAVELKADDATHIKVELTLTGGATPVTQSVVIDLRASVPQVLFGTPAFYKFDWQANGVGVLHIGVQNNASGNTSAILAVYPSVDPYEPDTTASAGSLYLGDTIVTDSAQPTPLARTTTAQRTVQADFLTFPTKDNFPPFDSAWTLVFNAYLNVPNETTLLFNVAPTSLSGFSMALIVEKAKSILFRFGEYGAFTDIRGGLTPGFNQIVVVHRNNQIELYLNGVSASYKKVGTYPMVKLDSVCSVMSQFNNSQHTAGTFVSADIHAYAASPDAIAALYSSTYSE; translated from the coding sequence ATGAGTACCCCTTCACGTATTACCGTGCCTAAAGATGAATTTAGCGCGGATGATTTCGGCTTTACATTTTTAACAAAATTAAAAGCGCTTTTTACTGCAGTACAAAACAGCATCATTGGCTATAACGCGCAGTTAGATGCTGCGGAGGATGCTGCGTCGCATGCAGAGCTGGCGAAGCAGCAAGCAGATAGAGCCAGCGCAATTGTACTTGCGCCATTCTCAACAATTGAGCTTTATAAATTAATGAACCCGTTAACGCATATTAGTGGCCAGCGTTATGATCTAAGCCGTGTTGCAGGTGGTGTTGCGTTTACTAACGCAACAGCTGACAGACAATATTACAATCGCTATGGCCAAAGCGCACTTGCAGCAGCTAATGAGCGTTGTTTTACAACTCGGGGCGAACAATTAGCACCAACCTTTAAAAATTTATTACTGCAATCAGCAACACATAACAACGCAGCCTGGACTAAAGACAACGTCACGATATTGCCAAGCGCAGGTGAAGATACAAACGGCAATTTAACATTAACCCGCGTTACTAATAGCAAAGGTGCAGTCGGTGCAATACGTAACACGGCAACAGGTATTACAAACGATAACCTTGTTAAAACTGCGGCTGTTGAGTTAAAAGCAGATGACGCAACACATATTAAAGTTGAGCTAACGCTCACAGGAGGCGCAACGCCAGTTACTCAATCCGTAGTCATTGATTTGCGTGCGTCAGTGCCTCAAGTGTTGTTCGGTACACCTGCTTTTTATAAGTTCGATTGGCAAGCAAATGGTGTTGGTGTGCTACACATTGGCGTGCAAAATAACGCAAGCGGCAATACATCAGCAATACTTGCTGTTTACCCAAGCGTTGATCCATATGAACCAGATACCACGGCAAGCGCTGGTTCGCTTTATCTTGGTGATACCATTGTGACAGATTCAGCACAACCAACACCGCTAGCTAGAACAACAACTGCACAGCGCACAGTACAAGCCGACTTTTTAACGTTCCCAACCAAAGATAATTTCCCGCCGTTTGATAGTGCGTGGACGTTGGTGTTTAACGCTTATTTAAATGTACCAAATGAGACAACCCTTTTATTTAACGTAGCACCCACATCGCTGTCAGGCTTTTCAATGGCTCTGATAGTTGAAAAAGCCAAATCTATATTGTTTAGGTTTGGTGAATATGGAGCGTTTACAGATATACGTGGGGGGTTAACACCAGGTTTTAATCAAATAGTGGTTGTGCACCGCAATAACCAAATCGAGCTTTATCTGAATGGTGTTTCAGCGAGTTATAAAAAGGTGGGAACATACCCAATGGTTAAGCTTGATTCTGTTTGTTCAGTAATGTCGCAATTTAACAACAGCCAACATACAGCAGGAACATTTGTTAGTGCAGATATACACGCATATGCTGCATCGCCAGATGCAATTGCAGCGCTTTATAGCTCAACGTATTCGGAGTAA
- a CDS encoding DUF7265 domain-containing protein, with the protein MSKRILIQGSTLDGVHSSNSMSLDYDKTFFEQIVFFDAGGNKVIPSAGIVTCQVVTENGAIDNLPGVTLDVTNGTFNASDSDNANRAQPHAYGHFEKASITLSGIAGATSFKAVVRRS; encoded by the coding sequence ATGAGTAAACGAATTTTGATTCAAGGTAGCACACTAGATGGCGTACATTCATCAAACAGTATGTCGCTAGACTATGATAAAACGTTTTTTGAGCAGATTGTGTTTTTCGATGCTGGCGGCAATAAGGTCATTCCAAGCGCTGGCATTGTTACGTGCCAGGTTGTCACAGAAAATGGCGCAATTGACAACTTGCCAGGTGTGACACTTGATGTAACAAACGGCACATTTAACGCAAGCGATAGCGACAACGCAAACCGTGCACAGCCGCACGCTTACGGCCACTTTGAAAAAGCTAGCATCACACTAAGTGGTATTGCTGGCGCAACATCATTTAAAGCAGTTGTTAGGAGATCATAA
- a CDS encoding DNA-methyltransferase yields the protein MFELQKGDCLQLMPKLNDKSVDMIFADLPFGTTKQSWDKVIDMVALWKEYERIIKDDGAIVLFAKPPFDKVLSCSNLKRYRYDWIWEKTRATGHLNANRMPLQAHENICVFYKKQPTYNPQKTTGHKPVNSFYTRHNGECYGASKVSSGGGSTERYPRSVLNYAPVPNNERLHPNQKPVDLLKHQILTYTNEKDLILDNTTGVASTLVAAIELGRECIGMEKTPDIYETARKRLQRYSAAA from the coding sequence ATGTTTGAATTGCAAAAAGGCGATTGCCTGCAGCTAATGCCCAAATTAAATGACAAAAGTGTTGATATGATTTTCGCAGATCTACCTTTTGGCACAACCAAGCAAAGCTGGGATAAAGTCATTGATATGGTTGCTTTATGGAAAGAGTACGAGCGCATTATTAAAGATGACGGCGCAATAGTTTTGTTTGCAAAGCCACCGTTCGACAAAGTACTGAGCTGCAGTAATTTGAAACGCTACCGTTACGACTGGATTTGGGAAAAAACACGCGCAACAGGTCATTTGAACGCGAATAGAATGCCATTGCAGGCACATGAAAATATTTGTGTTTTCTACAAAAAGCAGCCTACTTATAACCCTCAGAAAACAACGGGCCATAAGCCAGTAAATAGTTTTTACACTAGACACAACGGCGAATGTTATGGAGCCAGCAAAGTTAGTTCTGGTGGTGGTAGCACAGAACGTTACCCACGCAGTGTTTTGAATTATGCCCCTGTACCAAATAATGAGCGGTTGCACCCAAACCAAAAGCCAGTCGATTTACTCAAGCATCAGATACTAACTTACACAAATGAGAAAGATTTGATACTGGATAACACTACAGGGGTGGCATCTACTTTAGTGGCCGCTATCGAATTAGGGCGTGAATGTATAGGCATGGAGAAAACGCCTGATATTTACGAAACAGCACGTAAACGATTGCAGCGATATTCAGCTGCAGCTTAG
- a CDS encoding Acb2/Tad1 domain-containing protein yields MENQHKKIKGYRDLSQAEIDAMNEAKALAENVGSLVEKLQGQDGLDQRWIATAKTDLQKGFMSLIRGIAQPTTF; encoded by the coding sequence ATGGAAAACCAACACAAAAAAATTAAAGGCTATCGCGACCTGTCACAAGCCGAGATTGATGCAATGAATGAAGCTAAAGCGCTTGCTGAAAATGTAGGCTCTTTAGTTGAAAAACTTCAAGGCCAAGACGGGTTAGATCAGCGTTGGATTGCAACTGCTAAAACAGATTTGCAGAAAGGTTTTATGTCTCTAATTCGTGGCATAGCACAACCAACAACTTTTTAA
- a CDS encoding DUF6471 domain-containing protein, producing the protein MAKQAKSDVEKQLDEQAAIEIKRQVKAEMALNGVSAKEVAERLTAMGRPITEQGLRNKISQCTHQTTWYWDLLKAIKGM; encoded by the coding sequence ATGGCTAAACAAGCAAAATCGGACGTTGAAAAGCAGCTAGACGAACAAGCCGCAATCGAAATAAAGCGGCAAGTTAAGGCTGAAATGGCATTGAATGGTGTTAGTGCTAAAGAAGTTGCTGAGCGTTTAACCGCAATGGGTAGACCCATCACTGAGCAAGGTTTGCGAAATAAGATAAGCCAGTGCACACACCAAACAACTTGGTATTGGGATTTGCTGAAAGCAATTAAAGGAATGTAA
- a CDS encoding site-specific integrase, giving the protein MDNEIEFKWVWKTPDLRNVKQPDILTPEEMINLIERVDNVRVDPLLGLRNQCMLAMTFFSCFRAIEVSQWKVKECLYPDGSICHITHVRKDGTKGKYPMKAPVVIQEQREMLDKWLNARVKHRIKLDKSGSTKYRGLDPESHVFLSNWRGVWQNFSLTRKVSKGKEYLVATAVQNLLSKLYKEYGFPRSSSHAGRHSMARFAEKLLNKKNNPHARFILQNLLHHRCEEAQNDYTEVIDYKRVKAAHQAMLLKPKKRGRPKLKD; this is encoded by the coding sequence ATGGATAACGAAATAGAATTTAAATGGGTATGGAAAACACCGGATTTACGCAACGTAAAACAGCCTGACATTCTCACGCCAGAAGAAATGATCAACTTGATAGAAAGAGTTGATAATGTGCGCGTTGATCCGCTGCTTGGGCTACGCAATCAATGTATGCTGGCAATGACTTTCTTTAGCTGCTTTCGTGCAATCGAGGTTAGCCAGTGGAAAGTTAAAGAGTGCCTTTATCCTGACGGCTCTATTTGCCATATCACCCATGTTAGAAAGGATGGTACTAAGGGCAAATATCCGATGAAAGCACCCGTTGTTATCCAAGAACAGCGTGAAATGTTAGATAAGTGGCTCAATGCCCGGGTGAAACATCGTATTAAACTCGATAAAAGCGGTTCAACTAAATACCGTGGATTAGACCCCGAAAGCCATGTGTTTTTAAGTAACTGGCGCGGTGTTTGGCAAAACTTCTCACTGACTCGAAAGGTTAGCAAAGGCAAAGAATACTTGGTTGCTACTGCGGTGCAAAACTTACTTAGCAAGCTTTATAAAGAATATGGTTTCCCGCGCTCAAGTAGTCATGCTGGCCGTCATTCTATGGCGCGATTCGCTGAGAAATTACTAAACAAAAAGAACAATCCACACGCAAGATTTATACTGCAAAACTTATTGCATCATAGGTGCGAAGAAGCACAAAACGACTATACAGAAGTGATAGATTATAAAAGAGTGAAAGCTGCGCATCAGGCTATGTTACTTAAGCCAAAAAAGAGGGGAAGACCTAAGCTTAAAGATTAA
- a CDS encoding ribonuclease H-like domain-containing protein encodes MQNAFNNIINENLMNKSIVFDVGTNLIGIMDTNETVYRHYYGSNRLEAIELLENATEIVSFNGKKYDIKEVNKVSIELREIPFSPKGTHTDILNKCWDYCFAGSLDKCFKEIIGADVTFPDTHLGSNEKDVYQTLMLWKHLYRS; translated from the coding sequence ATGCAAAATGCATTCAATAACATAATCAATGAAAATCTGATGAACAAATCAATAGTTTTTGATGTAGGTACAAACCTTATAGGAATCATGGATACAAACGAAACCGTTTATCGTCATTATTATGGTAGTAACAGGTTAGAAGCCATAGAGCTACTTGAAAATGCAACCGAAATAGTTTCCTTTAATGGAAAGAAGTACGATATTAAAGAAGTAAATAAAGTTTCAATAGAGTTACGTGAAATACCTTTTTCCCCAAAAGGTACCCACACCGATATTCTGAATAAATGCTGGGATTATTGTTTCGCAGGTAGTTTAGATAAATGTTTCAAAGAAATAATTGGTGCTGATGTAACTTTTCCTGACACTCACTTAGGATCAAATGAAAAAGATGTTTACCAAACTTTAATGCTGTGGAAGCATTTATATAGAAGTTAA
- a CDS encoding LexA family protein: protein MNVSPIYTADDPLDDNGINYCELENGIDEVIIQNPNATFIGLATGNSMQGVGIFDGDLLVVDRSVEAKHGDVIVAQYNNLFTCKILDLNKRQLISANKEYQPANIGSLDQFVLEGVVVSSIRLHRKINRYLNY, encoded by the coding sequence ATGAACGTTTCACCAATATATACAGCAGATGATCCACTCGATGACAATGGTATAAATTACTGTGAATTAGAAAATGGTATAGATGAGGTCATCATTCAAAATCCGAATGCGACATTTATCGGCCTTGCGACCGGTAACTCAATGCAAGGCGTTGGAATTTTTGACGGTGATCTACTAGTGGTTGATCGGAGTGTTGAAGCCAAGCACGGAGATGTCATCGTTGCCCAATACAATAATTTATTTACATGCAAGATATTAGATTTAAATAAACGACAATTAATCTCAGCTAATAAAGAATACCAACCGGCTAATATTGGCTCTTTGGATCAATTTGTTCTTGAAGGTGTTGTTGTGAGCTCAATTCGTCTTCATCGAAAAATTAACCGGTACTTAAATTATTAA
- a CDS encoding helix-turn-helix domain-containing protein, with protein sequence MHNSKLNQSDIIDRIKVLYNFRFSREMAKYFDIPEESISRFKNGSKQISLELIDHVKNEKSVSLEWLLYGVRPTIFDEVTKEDIELGVISGILKAARFSLLPKSLVMHDEELLEGSAKLIAECIELRVNQKEEVA encoded by the coding sequence ATGCATAATTCAAAATTAAATCAAAGCGATATAATTGACCGTATCAAAGTTCTATATAACTTTAGATTCAGTCGTGAAATGGCTAAATATTTTGATATCCCAGAAGAATCCATTTCTAGATTCAAGAATGGCTCAAAACAAATAAGCCTAGAACTTATTGATCATGTTAAAAATGAAAAGTCTGTATCACTTGAATGGCTTTTATATGGTGTTCGTCCAACAATATTTGACGAAGTTACTAAAGAGGATATCGAGCTCGGTGTTATTTCTGGCATCCTAAAAGCAGCACGTTTTAGCTTGCTACCAAAAAGCTTAGTGATGCACGATGAAGAATTACTTGAAGGTTCAGCAAAACTTATTGCTGAATGTATCGAATTAAGAGTTAATCAAAAAGAAGAAGTAGCTTAA
- a CDS encoding response regulator transcription factor, translating to MLILFVEDDRALAANTIDFLNNEGIEVDFADSVHAAKEISSKQEYDAIVLDIGLPDGTGFVLATHFTAAQPDTPIIFLTAEAALDNKLLAFSLGALDYLTKPFELAELTIRLKLLKAKKPSIRSKPFVLGDLTIDLQQRIATRSKRVITLSPQQWQLLTLLINHYPAPVSKAIILEKLWPDNNVTPDMYKTLVSRLRNNISHQQETPLLHTIKGVGVVLRETN from the coding sequence ATGCTAATTTTGTTTGTTGAAGACGACAGAGCATTGGCTGCAAACACGATCGATTTTCTCAATAATGAAGGTATTGAAGTCGATTTTGCCGATAGTGTGCACGCTGCCAAAGAGATTTCTTCCAAGCAAGAGTATGATGCGATTGTTTTAGATATCGGTTTACCTGATGGCACTGGGTTTGTACTCGCTACACATTTTACAGCCGCACAACCTGATACTCCTATCATCTTTTTAACCGCCGAAGCTGCGTTAGATAATAAACTTTTGGCTTTTTCGCTTGGTGCCCTCGATTACTTAACCAAACCCTTTGAGCTGGCAGAGTTAACAATTCGTCTTAAATTGCTTAAGGCTAAAAAACCGAGTATCAGGTCTAAACCTTTTGTGTTGGGTGATCTGACCATTGATTTACAGCAACGAATTGCTACCCGAAGTAAACGTGTTATCACCCTATCGCCACAACAATGGCAGTTACTTACACTGCTAATCAATCACTACCCAGCACCGGTAAGTAAAGCAATCATTTTAGAAAAGTTATGGCCCGATAATAATGTGACACCAGATATGTATAAGACGCTCGTTAGCCGCTTAAGGAACAATATAAGCCATCAACAAGAAACGCCGTTATTACATACAATTAAAGGCGTAGGAGTTGTACTTCGTGAAACCAACTGA
- a CDS encoding amidohydrolase: MKRKTVMTSNIIAIAAALSGCGGVSESPNQASTGADLVVNNATIYTVNNVAPLAQSMAIKNGKIIYVGDNESVNEFIGDNTEVKDLAGKLVLPGLHDVHIHPLESASEATHFTLPEYADVNEYQAVIENASIQHSDAKWLIGYGHNIDGLLELTQSPRAVIDQVVNDRPVVIMEQTSHSMWVNSKALSIANITQQSRDPIGGVFGRDESGVLNGILYDNAGNLVMDLAMQGQGDEATENYFGFLEYTQPELLQHGVTSISDARVYWQRGQLDTWLKLANDDALKMRVSLGLWAYPEASDESQLAQLKSLYQASQDSLLKVDQVKVYMDGILVNTTAALKAPYEYSWLALDGDKGLNYFTQARLAKYIEVLEPIGFDFNIHGIGDRGIHEALNAIEAGSKGIGRHRITHLEVVDSLDLPRFKELSVIADAQVAGEFTEPHHWPELTPLLGHQRSDRLVPIASLVEQGAMLTLSSDWNVSTLNPFVGIAHAVSRAPEAISIEQAIEAYTINAAYAMRQEDRVGSLVAGKEADFIVLDRNILTLDAAQIKQTRVLQSYVQGEVVFTAK; encoded by the coding sequence ATGAAGAGAAAAACGGTTATGACGTCAAATATTATTGCAATTGCTGCAGCATTGAGTGGCTGTGGAGGCGTATCTGAGTCACCTAATCAAGCAAGCACAGGGGCTGACTTAGTAGTAAACAACGCAACTATCTATACGGTTAATAACGTAGCACCCTTGGCACAAAGTATGGCGATTAAAAACGGTAAGATTATTTATGTAGGTGATAATGAATCAGTAAATGAATTTATTGGTGACAATACAGAAGTTAAAGATTTGGCTGGCAAGTTGGTATTACCTGGCTTGCATGATGTGCATATTCATCCACTTGAATCCGCATCAGAGGCAACACATTTTACCTTGCCAGAATATGCCGATGTTAACGAATATCAAGCTGTGATTGAGAATGCCAGCATACAGCACTCAGATGCAAAGTGGCTTATTGGTTATGGTCACAATATTGATGGCTTACTTGAACTGACTCAATCACCGCGCGCTGTTATCGACCAAGTTGTTAATGACCGACCTGTAGTTATTATGGAGCAAACCTCTCACTCCATGTGGGTGAACTCTAAAGCGCTCTCAATTGCTAATATTACTCAGCAAAGTCGCGACCCCATCGGCGGTGTATTTGGTCGTGACGAAAGTGGCGTATTAAATGGCATTTTATATGACAATGCTGGCAATTTAGTGATGGATCTTGCAATGCAAGGCCAGGGTGATGAAGCAACAGAAAACTATTTTGGTTTTCTTGAGTATACCCAGCCTGAATTATTACAGCATGGCGTTACGTCAATCAGTGATGCACGTGTTTATTGGCAAAGAGGGCAATTAGATACCTGGCTTAAGTTAGCAAACGATGATGCACTTAAAATGCGGGTGAGTTTGGGGCTTTGGGCTTACCCTGAAGCCAGTGATGAATCTCAACTAGCTCAATTAAAATCCTTGTATCAAGCGTCTCAAGATTCGTTACTAAAAGTAGATCAGGTTAAAGTTTACATGGATGGAATTCTAGTCAATACAACGGCTGCATTAAAGGCACCTTATGAATACAGTTGGTTAGCACTGGATGGTGATAAAGGCCTTAACTATTTCACTCAAGCGCGGTTAGCCAAATATATTGAAGTGTTAGAGCCTATTGGTTTTGATTTCAACATTCATGGCATTGGCGATCGTGGCATTCATGAAGCCCTTAACGCTATTGAAGCAGGCTCCAAAGGCATTGGACGCCATCGTATCACGCATCTTGAAGTTGTGGACTCGCTCGATTTACCTCGTTTTAAAGAGCTCAGTGTGATAGCAGATGCACAGGTTGCAGGGGAGTTTACAGAGCCCCATCACTGGCCTGAATTGACGCCTTTACTCGGGCATCAACGTAGCGATCGTTTAGTGCCTATTGCCAGTTTAGTTGAGCAAGGTGCGATGCTTACGCTTAGTAGTGATTGGAATGTGAGCACACTTAACCCTTTTGTTGGAATTGCACATGCTGTGAGTCGTGCACCTGAGGCAATTAGCATTGAACAGGCTATCGAGGCATATACTATCAATGCGGCTTATGCGATGCGACAGGAGGATAGAGTCGGCTCGTTAGTTGCAGGAAAGGAAGCTGATTTTATTGTATTAGATCGCAATATTCTCACCTTGGACGCCGCCCAAATAAAGCAAACAAGGGTATTACAAAGTTATGTTCAGGGAGAAGTGGTATTTACAGCTAAATAG
- a CDS encoding YfcC family protein: MPKTLKVPHTLVLLLAMMFVAYLATWIVPQGFFDTVETANGRQAVVPGTYQVAAESHYLTPWDFLTAIPRAFAAAQDVIFFVLIVGGVLAIARATGTVDALIGRLLEKHGDKPQKLIFAVVFCFALASSAIGTAGEYIPFVLILVALCKAMRLDAMTAVGMIVAGYGIGYGVSAFNPFTVLIAQQIAEVPVYSGLWLRLAIFVPFVLIGFHHVWSYTKQVQADPSRSLMAGIPCPLEGKETHDYPKLNRRHQLVLLSFIATLVIAVWGIATKGWYLYELGGLFVAWGLVITVLGKLDANTAANKFIEGTSDLVTTAILIGVARGIALILDDGKILHSLVYGMSLPLSYVSAEISAVGMLVIQTLLNTFIPSGSGQAYVTMPLMAPLGDLVGVPRQVAVLAYQFGDGFSNMIIPTNAVLMGIIGMAGVPYGQWFKFCLPLLVKLMIAASVVLIAATFFGYGLDVQPQIAAVVSQ, encoded by the coding sequence ATGCCTAAGACATTGAAAGTACCTCATACGCTAGTATTGCTATTGGCGATGATGTTTGTCGCTTACCTTGCTACTTGGATTGTACCCCAAGGATTTTTTGATACCGTAGAAACAGCAAATGGCCGTCAAGCCGTTGTACCTGGCACTTATCAGGTCGCCGCTGAAAGTCATTACCTTACCCCTTGGGACTTTCTTACTGCGATTCCTCGTGCATTTGCCGCTGCACAGGATGTTATCTTTTTTGTTTTAATTGTGGGCGGTGTACTTGCAATAGCGCGTGCTACCGGCACAGTAGATGCGCTAATCGGTCGTTTATTGGAAAAACATGGCGATAAGCCACAAAAACTCATTTTTGCCGTGGTGTTTTGTTTTGCCCTTGCCTCAAGTGCGATTGGTACTGCAGGCGAATACATTCCATTTGTACTCATTTTGGTAGCACTGTGTAAAGCCATGCGCCTAGATGCGATGACAGCTGTAGGAATGATTGTTGCCGGATATGGCATTGGCTACGGTGTATCGGCATTTAACCCATTTACCGTATTAATTGCACAACAAATTGCCGAAGTACCTGTTTACTCAGGCCTTTGGTTACGTCTTGCGATTTTTGTACCTTTTGTATTAATTGGTTTTCATCACGTGTGGTCTTATACCAAACAAGTTCAGGCTGATCCGTCTCGCTCGTTAATGGCTGGTATTCCTTGTCCATTAGAAGGTAAAGAAACACATGATTATCCTAAGCTTAATCGTCGTCACCAATTGGTGTTATTAAGCTTTATTGCCACCTTAGTAATCGCTGTATGGGGCATTGCAACCAAAGGCTGGTACTTGTATGAACTTGGCGGCTTATTTGTTGCTTGGGGCCTTGTTATTACTGTATTGGGTAAACTTGATGCAAACACTGCTGCAAATAAATTTATTGAAGGCACCTCAGATTTAGTAACAACCGCAATTCTAATTGGTGTTGCACGTGGTATCGCACTTATTCTTGATGACGGTAAAATTCTTCACAGCCTAGTGTACGGTATGAGCTTACCGTTATCTTATGTCAGTGCTGAAATCTCAGCTGTTGGTATGTTGGTTATTCAAACTCTTTTAAATACCTTTATTCCATCTGGCTCAGGTCAAGCATATGTGACCATGCCACTCATGGCACCTCTTGGTGATTTAGTTGGTGTACCACGCCAAGTTGCGGTACTTGCATACCAATTTGGTGATGGTTTCTCAAATATGATTATCCCAACAAATGCCGTATTAATGGGTATCATAGGTATGGCGGGTGTACCTTATGGTCAATGGTTTAAGTTCTGTTTGCCGCTATTAGTGAAGCTAATGATTGCTGCTTCTGTAGTGCTAATTGCTGCGACTTTCTTCGGCTATGGTTTGGATGTACAACCGCAAATTGCAGCGGTTGTTAGTCAATAA
- the queC gene encoding 7-cyano-7-deazaguanine synthase QueC, translating into MSQKVVVIYSGGMDSYTVLNKAIRQGFEVYALSFDYGQRHVKELKVAASVCAELGISHKVVDISAINQLIGGSSLTDDIDVPEGHYEEESMKSTVVPNRNMILLSLAVGYAVSLKANKVFYGAHSGDHAIYPDCRPEFVKKMDDVCRIANYEEVEIVSPYLNNTKIEILTDGLSMGLDYSKTWTCYNGREKACGKCGACQERLEAFELNKAHDPLAYESN; encoded by the coding sequence ATGTCGCAAAAAGTTGTTGTAATTTACTCTGGTGGAATGGATTCATATACCGTTTTAAATAAAGCCATTCGCCAAGGTTTTGAAGTCTATGCACTTTCGTTTGATTACGGCCAGCGACATGTTAAAGAATTAAAGGTAGCGGCTAGTGTGTGTGCTGAACTCGGCATTTCCCATAAAGTAGTCGATATCTCTGCGATTAACCAATTAATTGGTGGGTCATCGCTGACTGATGATATCGATGTACCTGAAGGTCATTACGAAGAAGAAAGCATGAAATCAACGGTTGTGCCAAACCGTAATATGATTTTATTGTCGCTTGCTGTGGGTTATGCAGTATCACTTAAAGCAAATAAAGTGTTTTACGGAGCACACTCTGGCGATCATGCTATTTACCCAGACTGTCGTCCAGAGTTTGTTAAGAAAATGGATGATGTTTGCCGCATCGCTAACTACGAAGAAGTCGAAATTGTTAGCCCATACTTAAATAATACAAAAATTGAAATCTTAACCGATGGCCTCAGCATGGGTTTAGACTACAGCAAAACATGGACATGTTATAACGGTCGCGAAAAGGCCTGTGGTAAATGTGGCGCATGCCAAGAACGCTTAGAAGCTTTTGAGCTGAATAAAGCACACGACCCGCTTGCCTACGAAAGCAATTAA
- the queE gene encoding 7-carboxy-7-deazaguanine synthase QueE — MYKINEVFETIQGEASFTGCPSIFIRLQGCPVGCAWCDTKQTWHTDDTYLVDLADTVEKKADSDYFANCNAEQILALIRDKKYQAKHIVITGGEPCMYDLNPLCELLHENGFTTQIETSGTFEILAPSETWVTVSPKINMRGGYEVLKSAIHRANEIKHPVAMMRHVEELEDLFEAAGHTPALVYLQPISQKAKATRLAIEVCKAKNWRLSVQVHKYIGIA, encoded by the coding sequence TTGTACAAAATTAACGAAGTATTCGAAACCATCCAAGGTGAGGCAAGCTTTACTGGTTGTCCATCTATTTTTATTCGCTTGCAGGGGTGTCCTGTGGGATGTGCTTGGTGCGATACCAAACAAACATGGCATACGGACGATACTTATTTAGTTGATCTTGCTGATACAGTAGAAAAGAAAGCAGACTCAGACTACTTTGCTAATTGTAATGCTGAGCAAATTCTTGCACTAATTCGTGATAAAAAATACCAAGCCAAGCATATAGTGATTACCGGTGGCGAGCCATGTATGTATGACCTAAACCCGCTTTGCGAGTTGCTGCATGAAAATGGCTTCACAACACAGATTGAAACCAGTGGCACTTTTGAAATCTTAGCGCCAAGTGAAACTTGGGTCACGGTATCACCTAAAATTAATATGCGTGGCGGATATGAGGTATTAAAAAGTGCCATCCATCGCGCAAATGAAATCAAGCATCCAGTAGCAATGATGCGCCATGTGGAAGAGCTAGAAGATTTGTTTGAGGCAGCAGGGCACACACCAGCATTAGTTTACCTGCAGCCAATAAGTCAAAAAGCGAAAGCAACTCGCTTGGCGATTGAAGTATGTAAGGCAAAAAATTGGCGTTTGTCAGTACAAGTACATAAGTATATTGGCATTGCTTAA